A window of Fusobacterium sp. SYSU M8D902 contains these coding sequences:
- the efp gene encoding elongation factor P — translation MKIAQELRAGSTIKIGNDPFVILKAEYNKSGRNAAVVKFKMKNLISGNISDAVYKADDKMDDIRLDKVKAVYSYHDGEFYVFSNPETWDQIELKEEDLGDALYYLEEEMELEVVYYESTPVAVELPTFVEREIVYTEPGLRGDTTGKVLKPAKINTGYEIQVPLFVEQGEWIKIDTRTNEYVERIKK, via the coding sequence ATGAAAATAGCTCAAGAGTTAAGAGCAGGAAGCACAATCAAGATCGGAAACGATCCATTTGTAATTTTAAAAGCTGAATACAACAAATCAGGAAGAAACGCCGCTGTTGTAAAATTCAAAATGAAAAACTTAATATCAGGAAACATTTCTGACGCTGTTTACAAAGCAGATGACAAAATGGACGATATTAGACTTGACAAAGTTAAAGCAGTTTACTCTTACCACGACGGAGAGTTCTATGTATTCTCTAACCCTGAAACTTGGGATCAAATCGAACTTAAAGAGGAAGATTTAGGAGATGCTTTATACTACCTAGAAGAAGAAATGGAATTAGAAGTAGTTTACTATGAGTCTACTCCAGTTGCAGTTGAATTACCAACTTTCGTAGAGAGAGAAATAGTTTATACTGAGCCAGGATTAAGAGGAGATACTACAGGTAAAGTATTAAAACCTGCTAAAATCAACACTGGATATGAGATCCAAGTTCCTCTATTCGTAGAGCAAGGTGAATGGATTAAAATAGACACTAGAACTAACGAATATGTAGAAAGAATTAAAAAATAG
- a CDS encoding ATP-binding cassette domain-containing protein, translating to MIATSNLGMRFSGRKLFEDVSIKFTPGNCYGLIGANGAGKSTFVKILSGVLEPTEGEVIFDKNKRMAVLNQNHFAHEEDKVLDVVLMGHKKLWDIIVEKNAIYAKEEFTDEDGIRAGELEGEFAELNGWEAETEAETLLMGLGIGADLHQKYMKELGEPEKVKVLLAQALFGQPDVLLLDEPTNGLDIRAITWLENFLMGLDNTTVIVVSHDRHFLNKVCTHITDIDYGKIKMYVGNYDFWYESNQLMVKLISSKNKKLEQKRQELQEFIARFSANASKSKQATSRKKLLEKLQLEDMQVSNRKYPFVEFKQEREAGNNMLKVENLTKTVDGVKILDNLSFTIYTGDKVVFLAKNDIVKTTLLNILSGEMEPDSGSYTWGVTTSQAYMPKDNTKFFENKDLNLIDWLRPYSPDQHEAFVRGFLGRMLFTGEETLKSSSVLSGGEKVRCMIAKMMLTNANVLMFDNPNDHLDLESITSLNKALTNFKGTILFGAHDHEFIQTVANRIIEITPNGILDKTMSYDEYLEDERVQARLEELYAE from the coding sequence ATGATCGCAACTAGTAATCTGGGGATGAGATTTTCTGGAAGAAAGCTTTTTGAAGATGTAAGCATTAAGTTTACACCTGGTAACTGTTATGGGCTAATAGGAGCTAATGGTGCAGGAAAATCAACATTTGTAAAAATACTTTCAGGAGTATTAGAGCCTACTGAAGGTGAGGTAATTTTTGATAAAAATAAGAGAATGGCAGTATTAAACCAAAACCACTTTGCACATGAAGAGGATAAGGTTTTAGATGTAGTTTTAATGGGACACAAAAAACTATGGGATATAATAGTTGAAAAAAATGCTATCTATGCTAAAGAAGAGTTTACTGATGAAGATGGAATAAGAGCAGGAGAGTTAGAGGGAGAGTTTGCTGAACTTAATGGTTGGGAAGCAGAAACTGAGGCTGAAACTCTACTTATGGGATTAGGAATAGGTGCTGATCTACATCAAAAATATATGAAAGAGTTAGGAGAGCCAGAAAAGGTTAAAGTCCTATTAGCTCAAGCTCTATTTGGACAACCTGATGTATTATTATTAGACGAGCCTACTAACGGACTTGATATAAGAGCTATAACTTGGCTTGAAAACTTCTTAATGGGACTTGATAATACAACTGTAATAGTAGTATCACACGATAGACACTTCTTAAATAAAGTGTGTACTCACATAACAGATATAGATTATGGTAAGATTAAGATGTATGTTGGAAACTACGATTTCTGGTATGAATCAAACCAACTTATGGTAAAATTAATATCTTCTAAAAATAAAAAACTTGAGCAAAAAAGACAGGAGTTACAGGAGTTCATTGCAAGATTTAGTGCCAATGCATCAAAATCTAAACAGGCTACTTCTAGAAAGAAACTTCTTGAGAAATTACAACTTGAGGATATGCAAGTATCTAATAGAAAATACCCATTTGTTGAGTTCAAACAAGAGAGAGAAGCTGGAAACAATATGTTAAAAGTTGAAAATCTAACTAAGACAGTAGATGGAGTAAAAATATTAGATAATTTATCATTTACTATCTACACTGGAGATAAGGTTGTTTTCCTAGCTAAGAATGATATAGTTAAGACAACATTACTTAATATTTTAAGTGGAGAGATGGAGCCAGATTCAGGAAGCTATACTTGGGGAGTAACAACTAGCCAAGCATATATGCCAAAAGATAATACTAAATTCTTTGAAAATAAGGATTTAAATCTAATAGATTGGTTAAGACCATACTCACCTGACCAGCATGAAGCTTTTGTAAGAGGATTCTTAGGAAGAATGTTATTTACTGGAGAGGAAACTTTAAAAAGCAGTTCTGTTCTATCTGGAGGAGAAAAGGTAAGATGTATGATAGCTAAAATGATGCTAACAAATGCCAATGTTCTTATGTTTGATAACCCTAATGACCACTTAGATCTAGAATCTATCACATCATTAAACAAAGCTTTAACAAACTTTAAAGGAACAATCTTATTTGGAGCACATGACCACGAGTTCATACAAACAGTAGCAAATAGAATTATTGAGATTACACCTAATGGAATATTAGATAAGACTATGAGCTATGATGAGTACTTAGAAGATGAGAGAGTACAAGCTAGATTAGAAGAGTTATACGCTGAATAA
- a CDS encoding NADH:flavin oxidoreductase has protein sequence MASIFDKLTIKNIELKNRIVLPPLVRFSIVGLDGYVTDELVSWYEDVLRGGVGLVIVEATAVSEDGKLRENQLGIWNDSFIPGLKKIADKCREYSVPALIQIHHAGFKEGIKDVDKSVLEEILEKFKLAFVRAKKAGFDGIEIHGAHTYLISQLNSRLWNTRTDEYGGPFENRMYFSKRLIEETRELFDDNFILGYRMGGNEPELADGIEIAKYLEKLGIDLLHVSSGVPDPKYNRKEKVEVPSDFPLDWVIYMGTEIKKHVSIPVIGVRNIKKESQASWLVENDLLDLVAVGRAMIARPNWVNVARKEYELRNGIKNS, from the coding sequence ATGGCATCTATATTTGATAAATTAACTATAAAAAATATAGAGTTAAAAAATAGAATTGTTCTCCCTCCACTTGTTAGATTCTCCATTGTTGGATTAGATGGATATGTTACTGATGAATTAGTAAGTTGGTACGAAGATGTTTTACGTGGTGGTGTAGGACTTGTGATTGTCGAAGCTACTGCTGTTAGTGAAGATGGTAAATTGAGAGAAAATCAACTGGGAATTTGGAATGATTCATTTATTCCTGGATTGAAAAAGATAGCTGATAAATGTCGTGAATACAGTGTTCCTGCTCTTATACAAATTCATCATGCTGGATTTAAAGAGGGGATAAAAGATGTGGACAAGTCAGTTTTAGAAGAGATTCTAGAAAAATTTAAATTAGCCTTTGTCAGAGCTAAAAAGGCTGGATTTGATGGTATTGAAATTCATGGTGCTCACACATATCTCATTTCACAACTTAATTCAAGACTTTGGAATACTAGAACTGATGAGTATGGAGGTCCTTTTGAAAATAGAATGTATTTTTCAAAGAGATTGATAGAAGAGACTAGAGAACTTTTTGATGATAATTTTATATTAGGTTATAGAATGGGTGGAAATGAACCTGAATTAGCTGATGGAATTGAGATTGCTAAGTATTTAGAAAAACTTGGTATTGATCTCTTACATGTTTCCTCTGGAGTGCCTGATCCTAAATACAATAGAAAAGAGAAGGTAGAAGTTCCTAGTGACTTTCCTCTAGACTGGGTAATATATATGGGAACGGAGATAAAAAAACATGTTTCTATTCCTGTTATTGGAGTTAGAAATATAAAAAAAGAGAGTCAAGCAAGTTGGCTAGTTGAAAATGATCTCCTTGATCTTGTAGCAGTTGGAAGAGCTATGATTGCTCGTCCTAATTGGGTAAATGTAGCTAGAAAGGAGTATGAATTAAGAAATGGAATTAAAAACTCTTGA
- a CDS encoding 5'-methylthioadenosine/adenosylhomocysteine nucleosidase, translating to MRIGIIGAMNEEIIELKSVMNNIEEECIGNLSFFKGELKGKEVVLVECGIGKVNGAICATLMKSHFNVDMLLFTGVAGGVNPDINIGDIVIATDLVEHDFDTTAFGYELGQIPRMAEYKFKTDETLRDIAYDCAVKAFGEAKVWKGRIVSGDQFIASPDKIKWLKEIFDGYCTEMEGAAVAHVCYTFNLPFLVIRAISDKADDDAKVDYPEFVKLAAKNSKTIIEGILERL from the coding sequence ATGAGAATAGGTATCATAGGTGCAATGAATGAAGAGATTATAGAGTTAAAATCTGTAATGAATAATATAGAGGAAGAGTGTATTGGAAATTTAAGTTTTTTCAAAGGAGAACTAAAAGGAAAAGAAGTAGTTTTAGTTGAATGTGGTATTGGTAAAGTAAATGGTGCTATCTGTGCTACTCTTATGAAGAGTCATTTCAATGTAGATATGCTATTATTTACTGGAGTTGCTGGTGGAGTAAATCCTGATATAAATATTGGTGATATTGTTATAGCTACAGATTTAGTTGAACATGACTTTGATACAACTGCCTTTGGTTATGAGTTAGGACAAATTCCTAGAATGGCTGAATATAAATTTAAAACTGATGAAACCCTTAGAGATATAGCTTATGATTGTGCAGTAAAAGCTTTTGGTGAAGCTAAAGTATGGAAGGGTAGAATAGTGAGTGGAGACCAATTTATAGCTTCTCCTGACAAGATCAAATGGCTTAAAGAGATCTTTGATGGTTACTGTACAGAGATGGAGGGAGCTGCTGTAGCTCATGTTTGTTATACTTTCAATCTTCCATTCCTAGTTATAAGAGCTATCTCTGATAAAGCTGATGATGATGCTAAGGTAGATTATCCAGAATTTGTAAAACTTGCTGCTAAAAACTCTAAAACTATAATAGAGGGGATCTTAGAAAGATTATAA
- a CDS encoding lysophospholipid acyltransferase family protein: MKNLIYKFQFWLVLFFYKMLLMFPESSRFKFGDFLGSLSYRLIKKRRLIALTNLKMAFPEKDIHEVEKIAKESFKIMIKAFLCTLWFKDYLKDRVTVKNKDILDREYNKGKGVIAALMHMGNMEAAIKAAEGYEVVTVAKKQRNPYINDFITKSRKEDLNLTVFSKSKSTSRELIERLNNKEIFALFSDHRDKGAIVDFFGMEAKAPTGAVSLALKFDIPLVWGYNYFNADNSSTTVIKSLDMIKTGNFKEDVLSNTQLLISEMEKVIREHPEQWMWFHDRWNLYSKFHKKKR, encoded by the coding sequence ATGAAAAATTTAATATATAAATTTCAATTTTGGTTAGTTTTATTTTTTTATAAGATGTTATTGATGTTTCCAGAGAGTTCAAGATTTAAATTTGGAGATTTTTTAGGAAGTTTGAGTTATAGATTGATAAAAAAGAGAAGATTGATCGCCTTAACTAACTTAAAAATGGCTTTTCCTGAAAAGGATATACATGAAGTGGAGAAAATAGCTAAGGAATCTTTTAAAATTATGATAAAAGCTTTTTTATGTACACTTTGGTTTAAAGATTACTTAAAAGACAGGGTGACAGTAAAAAATAAAGATATTTTAGATAGAGAGTATAATAAGGGAAAAGGAGTTATAGCTGCTCTTATGCATATGGGGAATATGGAAGCTGCAATAAAGGCAGCTGAAGGGTATGAAGTTGTAACTGTGGCTAAAAAACAGAGAAATCCATATATAAATGATTTTATAACTAAAAGTAGAAAAGAGGATTTGAATTTAACTGTTTTTTCAAAAAGTAAATCTACAAGTAGAGAGCTTATTGAGAGATTGAACAACAAAGAGATATTTGCACTGTTCAGTGATCATAGAGATAAGGGAGCTATTGTTGATTTTTTTGGAATGGAAGCAAAAGCTCCAACTGGAGCAGTATCTCTGGCTCTAAAATTTGACATTCCTCTAGTTTGGGGATATAACTACTTCAATGCTGACAACAGTAGTACTACAGTAATTAAAAGTTTGGATATGATAAAGACAGGAAATTTTAAAGAAGATGTGTTAAGTAATACACAACTCCTTATTAGTGAGATGGAAAAAGTAATAAGGGAGCATCCAGAGCAGTGGATGTGGTTTCACGATAGATGGAATCTGTATAGTAAGTTCCATAAGAAAAAAAGATAG
- the htpG gene encoding molecular chaperone HtpG, whose protein sequence is MRKEAKMFQAETKELLNLMIHSIYTNREIFLRELISNASDAIDKIKFESLTDSEILGEDRDFKILISVDSEKKEISITDNGIGMTYEEVAENIGTIAKSGSKAFKEKLENSSKDDIDIIGQFGVGFYSGFMVADKMSILTKSPKSDKGVRWTSTGDGSYEIEEIERAERGTTITLTIKDGEEYSSFLEDWKIRDLVKKYSDYVRYPIEFNNEVINSTKPIWKTDKSQLKDENYNEFYKSNFHDWEDPMFHFHLKVQGNIEYTALLYIPKKAPMDFYSKDYKKGLQLYTKNVFIMDKCDELIPEYFSFIKGLVDCDDLSLNISREILQQNSELTAISKHLEKKIISELEYILKSDRDRYIEFWEAFGRNIKFGIHDMFGMNKEKLQNLLIFRSSLEDKYVTLKEYVEHMGDKKEILYVVGEDLATVKSLPKMEALKEKGIDVLILTDKIDEFALKTMNEFDGKTFKSINDSDFKLEENKEKEEEIKKLSEDNKTMLDKIKESLTGKIVDVELSSNLGNGASALLAKGEISLEMEKVLSQIPGNESVKAEKILALNPEHPLFTKLQECKDTDKFNDLLDVLYTEALMLEGFQIENPVEFIKKLNSLIR, encoded by the coding sequence ATGAGAAAAGAAGCAAAAATGTTTCAGGCAGAAACAAAGGAATTATTAAATTTAATGATACACTCTATCTACACAAATAGAGAGATATTTTTAAGAGAGTTAATATCAAATGCAAGTGATGCTATTGACAAGATAAAATTTGAATCTCTAACAGATAGTGAGATCTTAGGTGAGGATAGAGATTTTAAAATACTTATATCAGTGGACAGTGAAAAGAAAGAGATAAGTATTACAGATAATGGAATAGGAATGACTTATGAAGAGGTAGCAGAGAATATAGGAACTATTGCTAAATCTGGTTCAAAGGCATTTAAGGAGAAATTGGAAAATAGTTCAAAAGATGATATAGATATAATAGGACAGTTTGGAGTAGGATTCTATTCAGGATTTATGGTAGCAGACAAGATGAGTATCTTAACTAAGTCGCCAAAATCAGATAAAGGAGTAAGATGGACTTCAACTGGAGATGGATCTTATGAGATAGAGGAGATTGAGAGAGCAGAGAGAGGAACAACAATTACTCTAACTATAAAAGATGGAGAGGAGTATAGCTCATTTTTAGAGGATTGGAAAATTAGAGACTTAGTAAAAAAATACTCTGATTATGTAAGATATCCTATTGAATTTAATAATGAGGTTATAAACTCTACAAAACCAATTTGGAAAACAGATAAATCTCAATTAAAAGATGAGAACTATAATGAGTTTTACAAATCTAATTTCCATGATTGGGAAGATCCAATGTTCCATTTTCATTTAAAAGTTCAAGGAAATATTGAGTATACAGCTCTTTTATATATTCCTAAAAAAGCTCCAATGGATTTTTACTCGAAAGATTACAAAAAAGGACTTCAACTTTATACAAAAAATGTCTTTATAATGGATAAGTGTGATGAGTTGATACCTGAGTACTTCAGCTTTATAAAAGGGTTGGTAGATTGTGATGATTTATCATTGAATATCTCAAGGGAGATACTACAACAAAATAGTGAACTTACAGCTATTTCAAAACACCTTGAAAAGAAAATAATATCTGAACTTGAGTATATATTAAAAAGTGATAGAGATAGATATATTGAGTTTTGGGAAGCTTTTGGAAGAAACATAAAATTTGGTATCCATGATATGTTTGGAATGAATAAAGAAAAACTTCAAAATCTATTGATATTCAGAAGTTCATTAGAAGATAAATATGTAACTTTAAAAGAGTATGTAGAGCATATGGGAGATAAAAAAGAGATACTATATGTAGTAGGAGAGGATCTTGCAACTGTAAAATCTCTTCCTAAAATGGAAGCTTTAAAAGAGAAAGGTATAGATGTATTGATCTTAACTGATAAAATTGATGAGTTTGCTCTAAAAACAATGAATGAATTTGATGGAAAAACTTTCAAATCAATAAATGACTCAGATTTTAAATTGGAAGAGAACAAAGAGAAAGAGGAAGAGATTAAAAAATTATCAGAAGATAATAAAACTATGTTGGATAAGATAAAAGAGAGCTTAACAGGAAAGATAGTTGATGTAGAGTTGAGTAGTAACCTAGGAAATGGTGCATCAGCATTGCTTGCAAAAGGTGAGATCTCTCTTGAAATGGAAAAAGTTCTATCACAAATTCCTGGAAACGAGAGTGTAAAAGCTGAAAAGATATTAGCTTTAAATCCAGAACATCCATTATTTACAAAACTTCAAGAGTGTAAGGATACAGATAAATTTAACGACCTTTTAGATGTACTTTATACAGAGGCACTTATGCTAGAGGGATTCCAAATAGAAAATCCAGTGGAGTTTATTAAGAAGTTAAATAGTTTAATCAGATAA
- a CDS encoding folylpolyglutamate synthase/dihydrofolate synthase family protein, with amino-acid sequence MNIDALLNELYSYSMHGIKLGLENIKTLCNELGNPQDNYKVIHIAGTNGKGSTSTTIETILLEAGYKVGKYTSPHILKFNERIRVNGRDISDEEIVKYYEKIKNIIAKAEIKPTFFEVTTAMMFQFFSDQKVDYVILETGMGGRFDATNICKSEVCVITNVSLDHTEYLGDSIYKIAKEKAGIIRDCPKVIVADNNSDFLKAISEEKATIINVLEKYRDAKFKLNFDNFTTNIEIGKSKFDFSLFGDYQFKNFLTAYEVLKELGIDDATISSGCKKVVWQCRCELYCKSPLTLLDGAHNVDGMRELCKIISKNFKPEDVVIITSILKDKDVTHMVELMKTISKHIIFTSLADNPRGTTGEVIIEQLSDKSGCFVENDITKAYSMAKELNKKLIILCGSFYTLSRFKEEMNEKKK; translated from the coding sequence ATGAATATAGATGCTCTATTAAATGAACTTTACTCATACTCTATGCATGGAATAAAATTGGGATTGGAGAATATTAAAACTCTTTGCAATGAGTTGGGAAATCCTCAAGACAATTACAAAGTTATACATATAGCTGGAACTAATGGAAAGGGATCAACTTCTACAACTATTGAAACTATCTTATTAGAGGCAGGTTATAAAGTTGGAAAGTATACCTCTCCTCATATCTTAAAATTTAACGAAAGAATCAGAGTTAATGGTAGAGATATAAGTGATGAAGAGATTGTAAAATACTATGAAAAAATTAAAAATATAATAGCTAAAGCTGAAATTAAACCTACTTTTTTTGAAGTTACAACTGCTATGATGTTTCAATTTTTTTCTGATCAAAAAGTTGATTATGTAATTTTAGAAACTGGTATGGGTGGAAGATTTGATGCAACTAATATATGTAAATCTGAGGTCTGTGTCATTACCAATGTAAGTTTAGATCACACTGAATATCTAGGAGACTCTATCTATAAAATAGCCAAAGAGAAAGCTGGAATTATAAGAGATTGTCCTAAGGTAATTGTTGCTGATAACAACAGTGATTTTCTTAAAGCTATATCTGAAGAGAAAGCTACTATTATAAATGTCTTAGAAAAGTATAGAGATGCTAAATTCAAATTGAATTTTGATAATTTTACTACAAATATTGAGATTGGAAAGAGTAAGTTTGATTTTTCCCTCTTTGGTGATTATCAATTCAAAAACTTTTTAACTGCCTATGAGGTATTAAAAGAGTTGGGAATAGATGATGCAACTATTTCATCTGGCTGTAAAAAAGTAGTATGGCAATGTAGATGTGAACTCTATTGTAAATCTCCTCTCACTCTTTTAGATGGAGCTCACAATGTAGATGGTATGAGAGAGCTTTGTAAGATCATATCTAAAAATTTTAAGCCTGAAGATGTTGTCATCATAACATCTATCTTAAAGGATAAAGATGTTACTCATATGGTAGAGTTGATGAAAACTATTAGTAAACATATTATCTTTACATCTCTAGCAGATAATCCTAGAGGTACGACTGGAGAGGTAATAATTGAGCAATTGAGTGATAAAAGTGGTTGCTTTGTAGAAAATGATATAACTAAGGCATACTCTATGGCTAAAGAGTTAAATAAAAAACTTATTATTCTATGTGGATCTTTTTATACACTAAGTAGATTTAAAGAGGAAATGAATGAAAAGAAAAAATAA
- the earP gene encoding elongation factor P maturation arginine rhamnosyltransferase EarP — MELKTLDIFCEIIDNYGDIGVVYRVAKELKKVFFNSKIRVFLNRLDEFKRINSSVIDSGIQTIDSIEYITFDYLRENSKALSTSQVIIEAFGCKIPEEYMAIAYDHSDLLINLEYLSAEDWIEDFHLQSSPLGQGKLKKFFFMPGFTEKSGGIIADSNYLERAKKVAMNKKEYRDKYLFDIENIDNKIVGTLFSYEKNFIPLIEDLQKFDKEVVLLALGEKTQESLRKILKNFSIEHFRNSLKYGKIEIRFLEFLNQEEYEELINLVDFNFVRGEDSFIRAVLTGKPYMWHIYCQEEFAHLDKIEGFLDKYRKVIQEFADDEFLDNMEKFFKDYNFRKENNLELGKESYLYFFENLAKIERYNTIFRDFLIQKCNLINKLKIFIEKY, encoded by the coding sequence ATGGAATTAAAAACTCTTGATATATTTTGTGAAATCATAGATAATTATGGAGATATTGGTGTAGTATATCGTGTTGCTAAAGAGTTAAAAAAAGTTTTTTTCAACAGCAAAATAAGAGTTTTCTTAAATAGATTGGATGAGTTTAAGAGGATAAATTCATCTGTAATAGATAGTGGTATTCAGACTATTGACAGTATAGAATACATCACCTTTGATTATTTAAGAGAAAATTCAAAAGCTCTATCTACATCACAAGTGATAATAGAAGCTTTTGGTTGTAAAATCCCTGAGGAATATATGGCTATTGCCTATGATCACTCAGATCTTTTAATCAATTTGGAATACCTTTCTGCTGAAGATTGGATTGAGGACTTTCATTTACAAAGTTCACCTCTAGGACAAGGAAAATTAAAAAAATTCTTCTTTATGCCTGGATTCACTGAAAAGAGCGGAGGTATTATTGCTGATTCTAACTATCTTGAAAGAGCTAAAAAGGTAGCTATGAACAAAAAAGAGTATAGAGATAAGTATCTTTTTGATATTGAAAATATAGATAATAAGATTGTGGGAACTCTTTTTTCTTACGAAAAAAATTTCATTCCACTTATTGAAGATCTACAAAAATTTGATAAAGAGGTAGTTTTACTTGCCTTAGGAGAGAAGACACAAGAGAGTTTAAGAAAAATTTTAAAAAATTTTTCAATAGAACACTTTAGAAATTCGTTAAAATATGGTAAAATAGAGATAAGGTTCTTAGAATTTCTCAATCAAGAGGAGTATGAAGAGTTAATCAACCTAGTTGATTTCAATTTTGTCAGAGGGGAAGACTCATTTATAAGGGCTGTACTCACTGGTAAGCCTTATATGTGGCACATATATTGTCAAGAGGAGTTTGCTCATCTAGATAAGATTGAGGGATTTTTAGATAAATATAGAAAAGTTATTCAAGAATTTGCTGATGATGAATTTTTGGATAATATGGAGAAGTTTTTTAAAGATTATAATTTTAGAAAGGAAAATAATTTGGAACTTGGAAAGGAGAGTTATCTTTACTTTTTCGAGAACCTTGCTAAGATAGAGAGATACAATACTATTTTTAGAGATTTTCTTATACAAAAATGTAATCTTATAAATAAATTAAAAATTTTCATAGAAAAATATTGA